A window of Bactrocera dorsalis isolate Fly_Bdor chromosome 4, ASM2337382v1, whole genome shotgun sequence genomic DNA:
AGCcaaatttatttacttctttCCGATACACAACATAATAGCAGTTTtaataatcatatatttttaaaagtaatttttttatttcaacactGGGTTTAAAAATTAATCTGTGTTTGTACCATAGTAGTTGGTTGTTCATGGTTCGGAACTATTTCGCGTTTATATACCTACATTTATGGAAATGTGCAAAAGAGAATTGGAAAAAACAAAGCGAAAATTTGTTCAAATCATACAAACATCGCtaatgtgtaaataaaattatattttgtgatttattttGAAGCATTAAGCTACTTATTTCACCGATCGAAGAtggaaattgttttattttcacaaaaccTAAACTACTGGATGATAATATAATTACTATCTGTGTATTCGtttattgattttgttgttgcctgtCTCGTTGGATCGTTGCCGCGCTTTTCTCCAATCTTATATTGGAAATACCAGctcttaaatttttcataaaagcaataatttcaaattagtttaataaaaataatgttgaaTACTTAACTTCTGTTCTGACCTTTGCAGCTGCTTCTTAACTTCCTGAGATTGTATAAAAATTGGTAAGACGCTATCGACGTCGCTTACCAATGTTTTCTTTCGTACAAATGAACTTCAGCGCTTTATCAGTACTACTGTCAAGAGTGTGGACATGCATCTGTTTTATGTTCAACAGACAAGTTCGCTCGGTAAGTGCTAAGAACCTTCGTATTTATAGgcgaataaaattgttttttatccATAGTGTAACTATGTTAATTATATTACAATTGTTAAATTTCCTTTATAGTTAAAGTAATATTTCTTTACTCAAATTCACtttatcattttttaattatttcagatTGTTCAATATCAACCAGTTAAATATGAACTCTTCCCATTATCACCGGTGTCCAGACATCGCCTTAGTATAGTGCAACGGAAAACACTTGTGTTAGATCTGGATGAAACGCTTATACATTCACACCACAGTGCGATGTCACGAAATACCGTGAAGCCTGGTACACCTCATGACTTCACGGTAAAAGTAATTATTGACCATCATCCAGTTCGCTTTTTCGTTCATAAACGGCCTCATGTAGACTATTTTTTGGATGTGGTAAGAAGGAATATAACTAAAAATTGCACATTGCTTACATTTGATAAATATGATTACGCTTTTAGGTTTCACAATGGTATGACCTAGTTATATTTACAGCCAGTATGGAGATTTATGGCGCTGCAGTTGCTGATAAACTGGACAACGGACGTAATATTTTGCGTCGGCGTTATTATCGTCAGCATTGCACACCTGATTTCAGCTCTTACACCAAAGATTTATCTGCTATCTGCAGTGATTTGAATAGAGtaattgaacaaaatttattatgatGTGCCGTAAATGTATTAATTAAATCTCAAATATACccaaaatagatatttataattGACAATTCACCTGGCGCATATCGTTGCTTTCCTAATAACGCGATACCTATAAGGAGTTGGTTCTCCGATCCAATGGATGTTGCGCTGCTATCACTTCTTCCAATGCTGGACGCTTTGCGGTTTACAAAAGACGTGCGTTCAGTTTTGTCAAGAAATTTACATTTGCATCGTTTATGGTAGCAGGTGTGTGcataacataaattttatttcgcaaTTTGACAATTATAAGAATAAACCTATAGCATTcatttaagtataaaatataataataattattgtgtttattttcagttttacaGATTAAAAATTTGGTGCTGTGACGCTTAAACGagtttttagtttgttttatatattaagcATTATTAATGAAAAGAATCCAATTCAATACACCAACACTAGTtttgacacacatacataaacaacaTACATAAAGACCTAAAACATATTCTCAATCTTTTTCTCTCCTTGATATCTTCCACCCCAGCCTGACTTTCTATATTCGCATTTTAAGCGAAATTAGGAAAACTGTTTACCATTTGATAAATTCGctggatatatatttaataaataaaatacatatataatttgctagaggattatttaattttatgtgtattgtaataaatatgtgttttgactaaaaaaaaaaattatttattggaaacaaaaacataaatgaaatagtttAAGTACTAACCAAGTGTTATTTCATAAATGatatatggaaaacttattgAAATGAATTGTTTGCTTTGTGTATTATAGATGAgcattgaaaattataatgtaTAATTTGTAGCATTTAAAGACAGCGCAACCGAACCTATTTTAATTACTGAATATGTTattcaattaagaaaaattaaatatcaaaaggatgtaacaacaacaacaacggccaTGTACAAGTACAATAAGTGCTTACTTATGTATAACACACACATTCAGACACACTTAAGCATGAGAAAAggtttgaaatttgtttcttcCTCTTGATATTAtgttttcatttaacaaaataaaattaacatcaacaatgtctgacaattaaaaaaaaatctattaataaGAACAAACTGACTCAGTTATCATTTAGAATTAACTCTGTGTCCACAAAAAAGTAAAGAGTAGCTTGTAAGTTTGTAGTAAGTTTGAAGTATATATAGAACAGAATATTGAAGCGATCATCTATCAAGGATAGTCTACCAGCTATGgaatgttatatttatttaagcaaaagcgtatttgtttatattttgaattgtatgtaaattaaaagtatttttaccattttttcttttgtgaaATGGCGAAAATCTGGATATTGTTGATTAATAATTGCTGCTCACCTTTTGTGCGAAAAAGTTAACTTGCCACggtaaaaaatacataaatttatgcCAATAAAATTTCGGCTCCTTGTtcgatttttcatatttatattaatttaaacctTTTAAACATAGGTTGAGGctaatacatatgaatgtatatgatTATATGTAGTTGTAGTTATTCAACCATAAAACCTATGTATTTTTAgaaaagtataattttgtattattattttttttataatctgcttaaatttataataaatgatTGGAGTGAGGATGTGCTAACTCGTAAAAGGCattggttatattttttcaattgcttgaAAATCAATTGTCTCCACGTAGACAGTTTACCGATTGTATCATGCTCAAATCTTAATATTGGTTTATTAGAGtcactcaaataaataaaaataaaatgaaattttcacaaaatttaaaataaaatgaaaataaacgaattgcttgtgtttttttactttcaaaggaaaataaaaattgtttttattaaataaaacgtcATTAATATCTCTGccttaaataaaagaaagaaacgttaacttcgacaaatacaaaatattccatacaaggtttggattttgatcggttactttgtgtgacagctatatgctatagtaatcagCTACGAACGAAGATTGTACCGTTTGCTttggaatataataaaatatttgatcgTTCGATATCGGAGTTCCTTTGGGAAAaagcatgtacatatgcaatatttcaggtctatatataaaaaactgaGGAATAAATGTGATAGTTTTCTCAAAATAAATAGTTACTTTTAATAATTGGCCTATGTATTCGTTAACCGGTTGAGTTAATATTcccaaaaatacaaacatagcGTTTCATTTCTGTTTTGTCACTTTATTCGTAACTAGAaaaggaaattgaaaatatggcAACTACGCTAGAATTTGTTTTTTCCATTTCTTAACAAATTCAGACGATTTTTGCTGCGGCCgcatgtatatttattatagcTCAGCATTTGcatgttttaaataatatatttaacgGGAAGGAGTGgtaattattgaatttatatgGACGTGACTTTTATTTTACTACAAATTCGTTATAAAATTCTTTGGCAGATCTTTGCAGTTGAATAGTGTTGGTGAACGGAGTATCAGTGGGAGGGTGGATTAGTGATTGTTTATATAAATCGTACATGGTTTTAATGAACAATTAAGGAACAGTTATTGGTGCGGTATGatgcataaattaaaaagtcaaaaCTACGGGGAGTAAGATTCTGAATATGTTTAATGGACATAGTTGAAAGGACCAAATTATTCCATTGCGGTAAGCACCTCATTATTTAGAACAACACAAAGCAAAGTCGAAACAAATTACGAATATAgtattatacttatatgtatgtatgtgagctgAAATCGCTACCTACGAAATTACTAAATATGTATCTTTTTAAAAGGTTAGTATTTATttagataattaaaaatgaattccGCGCCATCAACGTCAGATATGACGCCACAACGAAAGCGTGTTGGTAGGCCTCCTAAAGCAGCGCAGCTGAAGCAATCGGCTGACACTACGCCATCATCACAAGAAGAGAGTGCACAAACGTCTAACCAATTGAACGATAAAGAAAAGTTTACGAGTCGAAGTGAAAATGATAGTATTATGGAAATTGACGACGGTTTCGTGGCTATATCTCCACCGCCGCCCAATGTACTGTCAGATAAGGTTAATCCTCGTATGACTTCAACACCATCAAGTAGCAACGAATGTAGGCGAAGTTCACGTAAGAAGATCATAAAATTTGACGTAAGAGATTTATTAAACAAACATCGAAAGCCACATAAAATCCAAATAGAAGCTCGCATAGATTCAAACGCtccacaaacacaaacaacttCATCGTTACCCTCATTTAGCTCTGGTAGTAATACAAGCAGCTCAGTTCCAGCTTCAAGCTCTGATTTGAGTAGTAAACAGAAAGCATTTATGGAGAAATCCGCAATATTTCGTCGCATATCAATATCGGAACAacagaataaaataaatgcgcCAATACTTCCACCACCCTTATCGTCCATACCTAAAATAGGTGTTTTAGGTAAAAACACaatcaatttaaaaagtaatgTGGATGCTATGACTACAATTGACCCAGCGAAAATAGCACAAGCAAGACGGTTAAGCCGTACCCAGGAAATATTTAATGCCAGCCTGATAAAATCAAAGCAGAATTCCAGCCTAATAATAGCGCAAATTGAAAGTAATACTTCTAGTTCCAGCAGTGGGTTCATGTCTCCAGCAGTTGTGACATTACAACAGCAGAAAAAGTCAACAAGTgagtaaatacaaataaacaatattataaaaatcgataaatgtaaaaaatcaatatgcatcttacatatatgtaagggGGTGCgcacatatgtgtgtttatttatatatgtacatatacatacatataaatagtatatgtataaatactcGATGTTTACATTATGGCACAAAATCCTCGAAAATATTCAGATTCAATCTTGAAGTTTATATATGCGCATAAAATACTGATAGTTACcgtttttacttacatataactCTTCTATCCATttgttatgcaaatatatgcaaGGTTATattcacacatgcatatatgtatgtatgtatatgtacttataataTAGATAAGTAAACTTTCGAAGTAAATGATGCTTATCAATTATAAATTCAGCTGATACTCAAAATTGGAGATATTTTTTCGTAAcagactaaaaaaaattttaatgttttatcaGAGGATGAAAATTGCTCCAATAATTTGGTacactttttcaaagaaatgtttttaaataaaaaaatattatcagatGTCTTAACATTTTCCCAAAATAAACTAAAGTCGACACCCCGTTAATttgaacatatttattataataataaattttctattcaaCAGATGTATCCAACAAACgtaaaaatctttcaaattcatttatttcaccAACTGCAGTAGTTGATCCAAAGCCTTCGCTAACAGAATCTGGCACACAAAAGCGCCGAGGTCGTCCgccgaaaaataaaaatcctgtAGCTCAAAGCCCTTTACCAAAATCAAACCTAAAGACGGAGCTTCATATAACTCCCCAAGGTAAAAAAGCAGACGCGTATCAGCCATATTCAttcgaaaataaagaaaagaaagaagtcgtcAGTAAAGAAGCTTCTCAAAGTGCACAAAATTGGACAGAGtacaaagcaaatttaaaatgtGCTGAAAGTGTTGAAACTCCTGTTGGGCAAAATGCTATATCAAACGAACGGACTTCTGTACAGCATGAAGATGTAATTTTAGAAATATCATCTACTTCTTCTATATCTGATCATGAATATCAGGCTAAAACAGTGCATCCTCCAACGGATGTACATGAGTCACAACAAAGAAACTTCGCCTCTGTATGCATTTGGCAAGATAGTCAAAGTATTTGTGAAACCACATCCGCACCAGAATTCATTGTGGCCGCTGTTGAAGAGATAACATCGGAAAGTTCACCAGTTGATAAATCTATTTCCTTGGGAGCTGAAAGTGAAACATGTACACAAAAAACGGTTGATACGTTAACGGAATGCGATCAAAATATTACAATTGATTTGGATTCGAATAAAGAAATCGAAGCGGAGTCAGATTCTCTCTCGGAAATGACATTTGGCATGTCCAGCACAAGTCGCAAATCGAGCGGTTCAGAATCAGAGGGCAGTTCAGATCGTAGTAATAAAAGCTATAAAAAGGGCGATAAGTTGCGTGTATCTTTGAAACGTTTAACGTTGCCACCGAGTACAATCACAACGACTATTTCGTTATCATCGGCATCTAGTAGCTGTAGTGACGTCATTGCTGGTAGCGAcaacagcaatacaaataaCAGCAGTCGCATAAGTAGCGGTACCGCTGACTCTACAGAATTAAGTACCGCAACAGCAAATAAAAACTTACCGACAAGACGATCTCATCGGTTCCCCAAAAAGAGTTGTGACAGCAAAGTTATAGTGGAAGAATCCAAAAGTAAAGCAGAAGTATCATTGAATGAGAATTTAGATACTGAAGATCTAAGGATGACAACAGGTGTAGAGGAGAAAACAGGTAAACTTCCAATAGAAAAAGTCACCTCAACTACCGTTAAAACGGATAAAGACTTCGAGCaatcaaatgaaaaaagtaaagatATTGCAGTTGCAACAATTGAAAACGTTAGTGCTGATTTGGTTACCGCACAGCAAGTTGAGGCACCACCCATTGCAATTGCTGTAGTGGAGCTCTCTTCGGAACAAATAACTGAGATACCCGAAAAGCCAAGCAACATTGCACTAGATGCTGTAGATAACAGAAATGAGAGTAGAGAGCATGATAGAAACGTTAGTGAAGAGTCGCCTTCTGTATCGTGCGAAACGAAAAAAGAACCCATCACTTTGCCACTTAAAAAACAGGTGAGCAAGTTTAAAATGTACGAAGCGGCGGTGCACAATGTGGTGGCAAATGTCGCGACTAGTACTTTGTTGGATATCTTAAATACCGTTAAGCAGAATGATTTAACAATGGGAACGAAGACATTCCAGCAATTGCCGTTAGCCGCAGTTAAAGATGACACATCCTCAGAGATTATAACGCCCACAGTAGGCGAAGAAACAATGCCAATTACGGCCGCCGACAAAAAACTTGAAGCTGGCACGTCAGATAACAGTGTTACGACGATTATTTTGGAAGAATCACAAGCAATCGATCAAGATAGTTCTATAGAGACTAACAAGCAGCCATCAAAATGTGTTCATATAGCTAAAAGTGGAGATGAAGTAGAATCTATAAATACGTTCACTTGGGGAAACAATGCCAACGATGAGTCCGACCAACGCGGGGACTTACCTgctgaaaaatgtgaaatatccGAAACAGTCACGGATTGCGACTTTACACCACTGCCAGAAGAAGAGGTCGTAATTCAAACTACTTTCGCTGAACAGTCTGTTGAAGCGCAGGAAACTTCCACTGATGAAGCTACTAGCTCTCCAAAGACGGTAGCAGAAGTAggtagaaatattttgaaaaaagcgTCCCGAGAAATACCTGCCAATGTTGTTAATGAGAGCACAATGAACGTTTCCAATGTTCTGTATAAGTCAACGAAATCAGAGAAATGGGATATTACCACTAAACACACGGCAGATAATGTGTTGGATGAAAATAGTTCGGAGGACATAAATTCGACAACGGACTCACAATCTTCACGTGACGAAACGAATGGAAGCAGTGCCACAAAAACACCATCTCCAACCCTTTCGGAAAATTCCAATGAAAAGCCGTCAAAGAAACCAACACGCCGAAATGAGAGACGTTCAAAACGTGGAGATAAGTCTGACCATAAAACCTTAGAAGAGACATTCGCAGAAATAGCAGCCGCGAGTTCAAAGGCAGTTTTGAAGTTAAAGGCGCAGGAAGTTGACGCAGATACAGCAAATGTGTATAATGAAGAGGAGATTTCTAAATCTGTTGATGCAATGGAAAAGTCAGCTGATGCAAAGGAAGATTCTTCTGCGAGTGTTGAGCTAAGCCATACACCTATTAATTTAACTGAGCCTAAAAATCTAGACGAAGACGAAGTGCCGAATGTACAAAATACTATAGAAATTACGACCGAGGAAACAACAACAGATATATGTACGAAGGTTTGTTCCCAAGAGGATCGCGCCGTGTTAAAAGCAGTAATACTACCAGAAGATATTGATAGTAATTCAAATCACTCGTCGCCTTCACGACGCGGGCGAAAGGcgaggaataaaaaagtaaatcatAAGCCATCTCCTAGCACTTCTCCTATTACTGCAGAGTCTTCTAGTGATAATACACAGAAAGTCTCCGAAATGAAACCGGTTGATGAGACTATTACTGCCAATACGAATACGACCGCCGATGGTAGCTTAGAAATATCACAACAAAATTTGCACACATCAACTATTGAACTGAACGTAAAAGATGCCAATAATGTTGATCAGATGATCACTGACACATTGGGGAAAGGGACGGCCAAAGAATCATGCcttgaaaaagttttggaatCAGAAAAATGTGATTATCCAACTACAACGGCGGAACTTTCATCTGAGGTTGGCCAAGTCTTGAGTACTACAGGCGACGAAACGTCAAGTATATCCAATAATACAACACCTGATTTAAGTGGccaaaatttagaagaaaataatgacaaaaataaACCATTAACCTCAAAAActcgaaaacataaaaaagcttTGACTTCGGCTATTGAAAAAGTCGAGCGCGTTGATCCTGAAGTAGAGAGTGTTGAGACGCAAAGAGAGTGTGGTCAAATCGATATGATCAAACCCGAAGAGCGGCTTGAACAGCacgaagaaaatattataaaaccaCCCAAAGAGTTGCTACcaaataaattagaaaagttGGATCAAAATAGAGCGCCACCATCGTTAAAAGAGAACTCAATCATTGACTCTAAAATAAATACGGTTACAAGTAGCAATTTAATAGCAGAGAATGTGGACTGTCAGCTCCCAGAACAGCGCGAACAGTCAGATACACCAGTCGATAAgcctaaaaaaaatcgaaaacgaaGAAGTAATAAACAGTCCGATGAGAAATCTAACGAGTTGGAGACTAAAGGCCAAGGTAAGTCAGAAGATCAGGAAACTGTTGAAACTAAAGAAAAAAGTGGTGATACCGAAGATACCGATGGAAAAATACGAAAGTCCCGAAAGGGCAAGTCAGCAAACGATGCGACAAATGATCTGCAGATCGATACGCCGGTCACAGTTCGAAACGCAGCTGAATTAATGgaaaaagaattggccaaaGCGCCACCTAAGAAACGCCTGCTTAAAATGCAGATGGAATTGGAAGAGAAGAGTTGCGCCGCCCATTCAGAAATTTCAAGCACCAGCCAGACTAGCGCTGACCAAAAAATCTCTTCAGCGAAGAAGTCAGCAAGCAATTCCAGTAAAACCAAAGAATCTACTCAGAAAAAATCGAAGAAAGATGCGCAATCTTCTGATCAAATGAAAAAACGAGAAAGTCTCGAAAGTCAAGTCGAATCTTCGCTTGATGAGGAAAGCCGTTCAGCGACATCTACGCCAGTGTCTAAACGTTTCAAAAAGCAAACGGCTTCAGAAAAAACCCCAGAGGATAAAACAAGCGGTAAAAGGAAGTCTAAAATGGATCAAAATATTAGTAGCAGTGAGAAGAGTGAAGTTAAGGATAGGGAAAGGAAAGGATCTATATCAAAGAAATCGGAAAAGAAGCAATTTTTGGCCATCGAAGACACTGCTAGTAATGAGTTAGCTAAGAAAATG
This region includes:
- the LOC105225203 gene encoding CTD nuclear envelope phosphatase 1 homolog, with translation MFSFVQMNFSALSVLLSRVWTCICFMFNRQVRSIVQYQPVKYELFPLSPVSRHRLSIVQRKTLVLDLDETLIHSHHSAMSRNTVKPGTPHDFTVKVIIDHHPVRFFVHKRPHVDYFLDVVSQWYDLVIFTASMEIYGAAVADKLDNGRNILRRRYYRQHCTPDFSSYTKDLSAICSDLNRIFIIDNSPGAYRCFPNNAIPIRSWFSDPMDVALLSLLPMLDALRFTKDVRSVLSRNLHLHRLW
- the LOC105225205 gene encoding probable histone-lysine N-methyltransferase CG1716 translates to MNSAPSTSDMTPQRKRVGRPPKAAQLKQSADTTPSSQEESAQTSNQLNDKEKFTSRSENDSIMEIDDGFVAISPPPPNVLSDKVNPRMTSTPSSSNECRRSSRKKIIKFDVRDLLNKHRKPHKIQIEARIDSNAPQTQTTSSLPSFSSGSNTSSSVPASSSDLSSKQKAFMEKSAIFRRISISEQQNKINAPILPPPLSSIPKIGVLGKNTINLKSNVDAMTTIDPAKIAQARRLSRTQEIFNASLIKSKQNSSLIIAQIESNTSSSSSGFMSPAVVTLQQQKKSTNVSNKRKNLSNSFISPTAVVDPKPSLTESGTQKRRGRPPKNKNPVAQSPLPKSNLKTELHITPQGKKADAYQPYSFENKEKKEVVSKEASQSAQNWTEYKANLKCAESVETPVGQNAISNERTSVQHEDVILEISSTSSISDHEYQAKTVHPPTDVHESQQRNFASVCIWQDSQSICETTSAPEFIVAAVEEITSESSPVDKSISLGAESETCTQKTVDTLTECDQNITIDLDSNKEIEAESDSLSEMTFGMSSTSRKSSGSESEGSSDRSNKSYKKGDKLRVSLKRLTLPPSTITTTISLSSASSSCSDVIAGSDNSNTNNSSRISSGTADSTELSTATANKNLPTRRSHRFPKKSCDSKVIVEESKSKAEVSLNENLDTEDLRMTTGVEEKTGKLPIEKVTSTTVKTDKDFEQSNEKSKDIAVATIENVSADLVTAQQVEAPPIAIAVVELSSEQITEIPEKPSNIALDAVDNRNESREHDRNVSEESPSVSCETKKEPITLPLKKQVSKFKMYEAAVHNVVANVATSTLLDILNTVKQNDLTMGTKTFQQLPLAAVKDDTSSEIITPTVGEETMPITAADKKLEAGTSDNSVTTIILEESQAIDQDSSIETNKQPSKCVHIAKSGDEVESINTFTWGNNANDESDQRGDLPAEKCEISETVTDCDFTPLPEEEVVIQTTFAEQSVEAQETSTDEATSSPKTVAEVGRNILKKASREIPANVVNESTMNVSNVLYKSTKSEKWDITTKHTADNVLDENSSEDINSTTDSQSSRDETNGSSATKTPSPTLSENSNEKPSKKPTRRNERRSKRGDKSDHKTLEETFAEIAAASSKAVLKLKAQEVDADTANVYNEEEISKSVDAMEKSADAKEDSSASVELSHTPINLTEPKNLDEDEVPNVQNTIEITTEETTTDICTKVCSQEDRAVLKAVILPEDIDSNSNHSSPSRRGRKARNKKVNHKPSPSTSPITAESSSDNTQKVSEMKPVDETITANTNTTADGSLEISQQNLHTSTIELNVKDANNVDQMITDTLGKGTAKESCLEKVLESEKCDYPTTTAELSSEVGQVLSTTGDETSSISNNTTPDLSGQNLEENNDKNKPLTSKTRKHKKALTSAIEKVERVDPEVESVETQRECGQIDMIKPEERLEQHEENIIKPPKELLPNKLEKLDQNRAPPSLKENSIIDSKINTVTSSNLIAENVDCQLPEQREQSDTPVDKPKKNRKRRSNKQSDEKSNELETKGQGKSEDQETVETKEKSGDTEDTDGKIRKSRKGKSANDATNDLQIDTPVTVRNAAELMEKELAKAPPKKRLLKMQMELEEKSCAAHSEISSTSQTSADQKISSAKKSASNSSKTKESTQKKSKKDAQSSDQMKKRESLESQVESSLDEESRSATSTPVSKRFKKQTASEKTPEDKTSGKRKSKMDQNISSSEKSEVKDRERKGSISKKSEKKQFLAIEDTASNELAKKMEERSAKKKRQKKLKEDFEAALKDALTKTTVPAEPIKEIANPTENIVPLLEESKLQDSVAAATVCATGVEDKKSAVEEDQITKATEATVNNELEEEPDPLKDIEKFIEDGVNLLKRGYKIDDDSVDEVICPKTHLQKEEYKSDVTENEEKSSTTILEGMTTPNESISGDITPVDKSYEEVSNTLPQNIYYDTPADTPVATPTTTPPPKSPIHDQAIDEITGVRRSHRIKQITKMPKALVGRGLVREKERFSIKDDVEMKTHYSLDDHLTDLAQVEAKNAKFLKEMEERLSNFHVIKENEYKCERVVSREARKMLCDCFLTAEEEERGELGCGEDCLNRLLMIECGPDCNVKVRCTNKRFQKLLCSPCRVFRTEKKGFGIMADIEILPGEFIMEYVGEVIDGDEFEQRRTAYSLDKNRHYYFMALRSDAIIDATIKGNISRFINHSCDPNAETQKWTVNGELRIGFFSRKSIMPGEEITFDYQYQRYGREAQRCYCESANCRGWIGEEPNSDEGEQIDDDNDADNSADGSDDEDSDDSTADGEDAHKKLDASSKSLISSEDGKIKLDEKSDSAGKDKKKKVGEDAEAKLKKHTGKSADKAARKKKPSKEKKDKRLRKSATGEQSKTSRYLEDPDIEDEVKFLSRGGLRNQSDTLRFSRLVVRAKLPQTRLNLLKILRNADLPCRRLFLDYHGLRLLHGWMSEDGGDMAIRLSLLEALESLPIANKTVLTDSKVYQSVRNWCGNALSTSSVPAGNASSPSDESSKESTSSNSHTELASGQEVPSELQKLAVKLTTAWNSLPEIFRIPKRERIEQMKEHEREADRQFAEASVDSNRAVLSDRYQRDRFGRGPTTSRFSKPSCSKDNRNNNITVVGSMPGGDPRRRSAHDHHDGIKHLSKAQRREMFAAKVARDEAEKRLAEERREFETKCRFFGLDPKKTRSQDVPFCVDPSTGQWYSIARQPIPTPPCYAHVQVQPKSKSTDPDDYKLPAVVATLPRQWKYAITNLGQIYYYHTKQKISQWHPPTLEQLHAAAEEDDSSDSESCEEAKQANESSEDDDVLLGMDEAQLKAFIDKKVENRRHKRYGRLVDERPISPRKEEDRIYNQIEMRKYKENKEKIRKRKEEIRRKRAEALKAAAIGGVNPNIIADSLNIDTTKSKNGEDSDEPDGVIPIQDYLLSSDEEEIMKEECNNSPLLDKIVQGDKIVDELDALTTKRALKRTLPPHRDPSAQVNQSNVSVSSGGSSGGSSGGSEHKRRKSDKKDKSKKSKDSDSRYRRTKEKFRCEIAGIIVQHLKPYRKESCTLARIQSDEDFNHLARKLTHFVMVKELKYCESVGQTLVVTESVKNKSREFIKKYMAKYGGMYVKPANDPEFKEIPFTI